A portion of the Homo sapiens chromosome 16, GRCh38.p14 Primary Assembly genome contains these proteins:
- the CHST6 gene encoding carbohydrate sulfotransferase 6, with product MWLPRVSSTAVTALLLAQTFLLLFLVSRPGPSSPAGGEARVHVLVLSSWRSGSSFVGQLFNQHPDVFYLMEPAWHVWTTLSQGSAATLHMAVRDLVRSVFLCDMDVFDAYLPWRRNLSDLFQWAVSRALCSPPACSAFPRGAISSEAVCKPLCARQSFTLAREACRSYSHVVLKEVRFFNLQVLYPLLSDPALNLRIVHLVRDPRAVLRSREQTAKALARDNGIVLGTNGTWVEADPGLRVVREVCRSHVRIAEAATLKPPPFLRGRYRLVRFEDLAREPLAEIRALYAFTGLSLTPQLEAWIHNITHGSGPGARREAFKTSSRNALNVSQAWRHALPFAKIRRVQELCAGALQLLGYRPVYSEDEQRNLALDLVLPRGLNGFTWASSTASHPRN from the coding sequence ATGTGGCTGCCGCGCGTCTCCAGCACAGCAGTGACCGCGCTCCTCCTGGCGCagaccttcctcctcctctttctggtTTCCCGGCCAGGGCCCTCGTCCCCAGCAGGCGGCGAGGCGCGCGTGCATGTGCTGGTGCTGTCCTCGTGGCGCTCGGGCTCGTCCTTCGTGGGCCAACTCTTCAACCAGCACCCCGACGTCTTCTACCTAATGGAGCCCGCGTGGCACGTGTGGACCACCCTGTCGCAGGGCAGCGCCGCAACGCTGCACATGGCTGTGCGCGACCTGGTGCGCTCCGTCTTCCTGTGCGACATGGACGTGTTTGATGCCTATCTGCCTTGGCGCCGCAACCTGTCCGACCTCTTCCAGTGGGCCGTGAGCCGTGCACTGTGCTCGCCACCCGCCTGCAGTGCCTTTCCCCGAGGCGCCATCAGCAGCGAGGCCGTGTGCAAGCCACTGTGCGCGCGGCAGTCCTTCACCCTGGCCCGGGAGGCCTGCCGCTCCTACAGCCACGTGGTGCTCAAGGAGGTGCGCTTCTTCAACCTGCAGGTGCTCTACCCGCTGCTCAGCGACCCCGCGCTCAACCTACGCATCGTGCACCTGGTGCGCGACCCGCGGGCCGTGCTGCGCTCCCGGGAGCAGACAGCCAAGGCTCTGGCGCGTGACAACGGCATCGTGCTGGGCACCAACGGCACGTGGGTGGAGGCCGACCCCGGCCTGCGCGTGGTGCGCGAGGTGTGCCGTAGCCACGTACGCATCGCCGAGGCCGCCACACTCAAGCCGCCACCCTTTCTGCGCGGCCGCTACCGCCTGGTGCGCTTCGAGGACCTGGCGCGGGAGCCGCTGGCAGAAATCCGTGCGCTCTACGCCTTCACTGGGCTCAGTCTCACGCCACAGCTCGAGGCCTGGATCCATAACATCACCCACGGATCTGGACCTGGTGCGCGCCGCGAAGCCTTCAAGACTTCGTCCAGGAATGCGCTCAACGTCTCCCAGGCCTGGCGCCATGCGCTGCCCTTTGCCAAGATCCGCCGCGTGCAGGAACTGTGCGCTGGTGCGCTGCAGCTGCTGGGCTACCGGCCTGTGTACTCTGAGGACGAGCAGCGCAACCTCGCCCTTGATCTGGTGCTGCCACGAGGCCTGAACGGCTTCACTTGGGCATCATCCACCGCCTCGCACCCCCGAAATTAG